tgatggaatacctggccgccgaagtgctggaattggccggtaacgctgcccgtgacaacaagaaaacgagaatcatccctcgtcatctgcagctggccatccgtaacgacgaggagttgaacaaactgCTCTCCGGAGTTACCATCGCACAGGGCGGTGTACTGCCAAACATCCAGGCAGTGTTGCTCCCGAAGAAAACCGAAAAGAAGGCCTAAATTGCACTTGATTCGCACTGAAACCAATCGAAAaaacgtccttttcaggacgaccacaattTTCTGATAAAGAACTTATAgaaatttactattttactatcgaTCAATCATATTTACTCATGCAAGCGCCAtaagacttgtttttttttccatagcttcTAGGATAATTTCCCACATTACAAGTGAAAAGTCGATGGTCGGTGGTCGATTGCGCTGGAgaatagatttattttttttttaccgatCAAGCAAGGTTGGTTGAATGAAAACGACAATCGTCTGGAGAGTCAAGCTACTAAATTAAATATGATTATACGAAAAACCGCGTACAGAGCGATACCGTGTCCGAACTGGCTCTACACTAAATGGAAACTATAACGGCATTCATTTTCCAAGAAAAGGAAAACTGGGATAGTTTTAAAATACAAATATAATTGGGAACAAAAACATCAAccatttttattgatgaattttCGCAAGCTAGATTTTTACGAACGGACTTCATCAATCATCGTGCATAATCCGTCCGCATTTTCATTTGATCACCTACCGATCCTTTCGTCGCTGCTTACCGACTGAGCGAACGAACATATTTGATTGTACTACAAGAGAAGCATGCGCGTAGCAGCGGGGTCGGCTCTATGGCTGCGCACCAATTTATCCACTATAGCGTGTCGGTGAAGCACACGCTCAGAAAGTAGTGCTGCTGTGATGGATAAaagcatactttttttttttttcttactgtgCAGTTTTGTTGAAGCGGACTACCCAAAAGCGAGCGAAGTAGGAAATATCGATTAATTCTTTGCATGGATTTTTTggtagtcctgaaaaggactgtTTTGTTGAACACCGTCGAAATAAGAACGGTagaattcgacatgatgatgatgactgaCTGACGATGGGTCAATTTACTTCTTGGCAGCCACCTTCTTCGGGGCAGCTTTTTTGGCTGGCGCGGCCTTCTTTGGCTTCGGGGTCTTGGGCTTGTTGGCAGCGGCTTTCGATGGCTTGGTGGCCTTCTGCTTCGGTGCAGCAGCCTTCTTGGCGGCCTTGGCTGGTGCTGCCTTAGCCTTCTTTGCAGCGGCGGCTTTCGGCTTTTTCTCACCTGCAGGCTTTTTGGCCTTCGGTTTCTTCTCGCCAGCGGGTTTCTTGGCAACCTTTTTCTTCTCTCCGGCAGCCTTCTTCGGTTTTTTGGCAGCAGCCTTCTTCGGCTTCTTCTCGCCAGCCGGTTGCTTGGCACCGGCTTTGATTTTGAACGAGCCGGATGCACCGGAACCCTTGGTCTGGGTGAGCTTTCCCTTCTCGACGCCAGATTTCAGGGCCTTCTTGATGAACGGGGCCAGCTTGGCGACGTCGCACTTGTAGTTGGCGGCGATGTACTTCTTGATGGCCTGCAGCGAAGATCCGTTGCGTTCCTTCAGCGTCTTGATGGCAGCCACTACCATGTCATTGACTGGTGGATGTGTCGATGGCTTCTTCGGTTTTTTGGCTTCTCCCTTGGCGGCTTTGGCTTTCTTCGGTGCCTTGGCCGGTGAAGCAGCAACCGGAGCTGCGGCCGATACGTCAACAGCGGTTTCAGCCATTTTTTCTAATGTGCACTTTTCTAAAGCAGGTAGAACGAGCGAACGACTAAGCGAATACAAACGAGTGTGTGAATGCAGTAGAATCGTGCGATACGTTCGGGCACCGAATCCGTCGGCCCTGTTAGGGAATACGCACATGACGGTTACCATTCGGTGCTAGGTAGGTGTAGGTAATTTTTCTGGACTattgttttttaaattgtaaacaatgaatCGACAGCAGCGGAAGTATCGCCAAAGAGTGGTTTTATGTTTGCTACGATGTTTGAACTTTCTGCTCCACCATTCGCGAACAGCCGGACGGGCAGTGATGATAGCGAAATATGCATTCAATATCGGACAAACGGTACATGCTTATTTCGAATTgtcaaaaatagtaaaacagtaccatttaaacaatgcggactccaacgaaacatggttcattgggaagagaaatattttctctTGACAACTAACACAACCCGTTCGATGACGGTTGCGACGCGCAcgagattgaatcggtcaaacttGAACCTGCTGTCTGGCGCAAATCGATCAAACGACCAAAACGCAGTACGAACCGGTGACTAAGCTTTTCAATTTTTCCGTGTTCTGCATTtggaaaatacaatttttaaacaatttgacTAACAGATATGTTACGTGAGCATAATATTTCCGAACATGCCTTCCGAAATCTGGAACACGATGGCACTGCCAACGAATAATGCTGGCCAACGTCGCCAACGCCCGGGCGTGTCGGTTGTTCTGAAAGCATTTTGGTTACTATTTTTTGTAATGAACTTGTTTTGCCATTTGAATTTGGTTCATCTTGCAAATATTAAACCTGAACATCAGGACAGGTCAATTCCAAGAGAGAGgatgtttaaaaatttcgacAGTGAAAAATTAGAATCAAACAAACCGAAGTCCTTTCTAACACAACGAGTCAAATGTGTGGTGTGTTGTTCACGTACCACAAACGGCTGGCTGGGCTGAGAATATTTGTCATCAGAAGCAATAACCAAAAAACAATCTTTCCCAAATCAGAATACCGGAATTGTGGAGCGCATTTAGGATTTTACATGCAAAATATACGGTGCAAGTATTaccattaaataataataataatccttcgACACCTCCATCTGTCTAGCGTGCGTGCCAGACATAGTCAGTCTCTCAGTCTCAATCGATTGGCAACAAAGAACTCGAGCagtgatttgatttgataccgAATTTGAGTGTTGCTTATATTTGATAGATATTGGCCGAAAATTGTCACGTACCGGAAGAAAGCACCGAACCCAACCGAACATTAGCCTACTATTCAAAGATTGGCAATTGCTGTGTATTTCTTTCGCCAGAAACATCCCCACCAGTCGTCTGGGGATGGGACGTTGACTATGTCAACGGCAAGCAAGCGTCTGTCGGGGTAGTCTTGGAACGAAACAAATTGGtattttcatgattttgaaCCAATATTGTATAGTATAGTGTATTGAGAGTAGCAGTAGCAGAGTAATACTAGTAACTGGTGGCCGAATCCCGTCAGAATTGTCAGGCAGTCAGTCACATGGCATGACACGGCGAGTGCACGATGTGTTGCAAGCTGGGTTACAAATTTTGCTGAACTATGTAACAGGGAAGCAATGTGTATTGTCTGTGCTGCTTGTCTGTCAGCAGGTCGTCTATTCTCCTCTCAACTGCTACTTTAgcagaaacaaaaatgaaagaccaaaaaataaggaaaacatttcaaacacCTATAGATTACTGACTTTCCATATGGGGGGCATGAATTGTGCAACGGATCGGATGTCATTTTCTGTGCGCGCGcaacttgtgtgtgtgtgtctgagtATGTGATTGTTTAAGGGAAAATATTCGAATTCGTAAACTCGTTGGTAATTGATTGggtggccctgaaaagggccttTGGGGTATATGTTGTGAGATCAAACGAAAGCCGATAGCCTGTTTAAGCACGTTCGCCACGGATCCGACGAGCCAGCTGGATGTCCTTTGGCATGATGGTAACACGCTTGGCGTGGATCGCGCATAGATTGGTGTCCTCGAACAAACCGACTAGATAGGCTTCGCTGGCCTCCTGCAGTGCCATGACGGCGGAACTCTGGAAGCGAAGGTCGGTCTTGAAAT
This genomic window from Malaya genurostris strain Urasoe2022 chromosome 1, Malgen_1.1, whole genome shotgun sequence contains:
- the LOC131427552 gene encoding histone H2A, whose translation is MSGRGKGGKVKGKAKSRSNRAGLQFPVGRIHRLLRKGNYAERVGAGAPVYLAAVMEYLAAEVLELAGNAARDNKKTRIIPRHLQLAIRNDEELNKLLSGVTIAQGGVLPNIQAVLLPKKTEKKA
- the LOC131440609 gene encoding histone H1B-like translates to MAETAVDVSAAAPVAASPAKAPKKAKAAKGEAKKPKKPSTHPPVNDMVVAAIKTLKERNGSSLQAIKKYIAANYKCDVAKLAPFIKKALKSGVEKGKLTQTKGSGASGSFKIKAGAKQPAGEKKPKKAAAKKPKKAAGEKKKVAKKPAGEKKPKAKKPAGEKKPKAAAAKKAKAAPAKAAKKAAAPKQKATKPSKAAANKPKTPKPKKAAPAKKAAPKKVAAKK